DNA sequence from the Raineyella sp. LH-20 genome:
GAAACACATGCAACTGGGACTGGTCGGCCTGGGCCGGATGGGCCGTGCGATGGGCGAGCGGATCAGCTGTGCCGGCCATGACGTCATCGGCTACGACCGCGACCCGGAGATCTCCGACACCCGCGACCTGGCCGACCTGGTCAGCCGGCTCACCGCACCGCGGACCGTCTGGGTGATGGTGCCGGCCGGCGCGCCGACCCAGGACACCGTCGCCCGGCTCGCCACGCTGCTGGAGCCCGGCGACCTGGTCATCGACGGCGGCAACTCGCGCCACACCGACGACACCGAGCACGCCGGGCAGCTGGCCGAGCGGGGCATCGGCTACCTGGACTGCGGTGTCTCCGGTGGGGTGTGGGGCCTCGACAACGGTTATGGCCTGATGGTCGGTGGCGCCCCCGAACTCGTCGAACGGGCGATGCCGATCTTCGACGCGCTGCGCCCGGAGGGGCCGCGGGACGAGGGCTTCGTCCATGCCGGCGGAGTCGGCGCCGGCCACTACGCCAAGATGGTGCACAACGGCATCGAGTACGGCCTGATGCAGGCGTACGCCGAGGGCTGGGAGCTGTTGGACGCGACCGACGTGGTCGACGACGTGGCCGGCTGCTTCAAGGCCTGGACTCGGGGCACCGTGGTCCGCTCCTGGCTGCTCGATCTGCTGGTGAAGGCCCTGGCGGCCGACCCCGGTCTGGCGGGCATCGAGGCGTACGCCACCGACTCGGGTGAGGGCCGCTGGACCCTGCACGAGGCGGTGGACCACGCGGTGCCGATGCCGGTCACCGCAGCAGCGCTGTTCGCCCGGTTCACGTCGCGGCAGGACAACAGCCCGACGATGCGGATGGTGTCGGCCTTGCGGGCGCAGTTCGGCGGGCACGCCGTACGGCCCGCGGAACAGGCCTGATCGAGGGGCGAAGGTGGGGCACCGCAGGGCAGCGGAGTGGTGTGCGGTGCCCCACCCGGATCGGTCAGCGAGCCGCCTCGACCTCGGCGGGCGTCTCGCTCCAGGCCGGCCGGGCGATCGGCCGGGTGGCGGTGGACCAGGTCTGGTAGCCACCGGTCAGGTTGCGGACCCGATGGCCGGCCTGGCGCAGGATCCGCTCGGCCACGTGGCCGCGCAGCCCCACCTGGCAGGTGATCACCAGTTCCCCGGCGGGCACCTCGTCGAGGCGGTCACGCAGCTCGTCGACCGGGATGTTGATCGAGCCGGGGATGTGGCCGCGATGGAACTCGCCAGTGGTCCGTACGTCGATCAGTGGCGTGCCGGCCCGGTGGACGGCCTCCACCTCGTGCCACTGGATCAGCTCGGACTGACCCGTCACCACGTTGTCGTCGATGAAGCCGAGCATGTTGATCGGATCCTTGGCGGAGCCGAACTGCGGGGCGTACGCCAGCTCGAGGTCGGCCAGGTCGGCCGCCCTGAGTCCGCCGCGCATCGCCGTGGCGATGACGTCGATCCGCTTGTCGGCGCCGTCGCGACCGATCGCCTGGGCGCCGAGGATCTCGTCGGTGTCCGCGTCGACCAGCAGCTTCAGGTGCAGCGTCTCGGCGCCGGGGTAGTAGCCGGCGTGCGAGCCCGGGTGGGCGTGGATCGCCCGGTAGGTGCGGCCGGCGGCCCGCAGCCGCTTCTCGTTCCAGCCGACCGAGGCGGCCATCAGGTCGAAGACGCCGACG
Encoded proteins:
- the gnd gene encoding phosphogluconate dehydrogenase (NAD(+)-dependent, decarboxylating); its protein translation is MQLGLVGLGRMGRAMGERISCAGHDVIGYDRDPEISDTRDLADLVSRLTAPRTVWVMVPAGAPTQDTVARLATLLEPGDLVIDGGNSRHTDDTEHAGQLAERGIGYLDCGVSGGVWGLDNGYGLMVGGAPELVERAMPIFDALRPEGPRDEGFVHAGGVGAGHYAKMVHNGIEYGLMQAYAEGWELLDATDVVDDVAGCFKAWTRGTVVRSWLLDLLVKALAADPGLAGIEAYATDSGEGRWTLHEAVDHAVPMPVTAAALFARFTSRQDNSPTMRMVSALRAQFGGHAVRPAEQA